Part of the Deinococcus misasensis DSM 22328 genome is shown below.
GACCCCTCAAAACCGTTTCCTTCCTGCTGAAGCCGTTTCCGTGCTGGGAAAACGGTATGTGCTCAGCAGCATCGAACGGCACTGACCCCACAGGAGACGACCATGCACCGATTCTCAAGAAACGCCCTGCCCCAGCATTCTGTTCAGCGCAAAATCCTTGTGCCCCTGTACGCATTTGCACGGGCAAGTGAACCTCTGGACGACACCCCTCTGGAACAAATCGGCACCACCGGGGTTCTGCCCGACCATTACCGCCCCCATTACGTGTATTTCACCGTGCAGGGCAACAGCATGGACAACGGCACCGAAACCGGCATTCAGGATGGGGACACTCTGGTTGCAGACACCTCCGACCTGAACGCCCGAGCAGGCCACATCTACCTCTGGGACATTCCAAGCGTGGGACCTTGCATCAAGAAACTGGGCTGGACCGCAGAACTCGGAGACTGCCTGATCAGCCTGAATCCAGAGCACCGCCCCTTCATTCCTCTGGAGGGGGCCAGACCGATTGGCCGGGTGGTGGGCAAACTTTTGCCTTCAGGAACGGTGGTGTTTCTCCGGTAATGAAAGTCAGGGAAACCTCCTATGGTGCCCCGAGCCACCCTCCGTTACACTTTTCATACAGACCAAGAGCTTTCTTTCTCTGCCCTCATCCGATTCTCCCCCGGATGAGGTTTTTTTGAGAAGGCGTACCAGACGGTTTTATTCAGCTTGTAGAGACATCTTTCCAGAACAGTGGGCACTTATAAGCGTTTTATAAGTGCCCATCT
Proteins encoded:
- a CDS encoding S24 family peptidase; protein product: MHRFSRNALPQHSVQRKILVPLYAFARASEPLDDTPLEQIGTTGVLPDHYRPHYVYFTVQGNSMDNGTETGIQDGDTLVADTSDLNARAGHIYLWDIPSVGPCIKKLGWTAELGDCLISLNPEHRPFIPLEGARPIGRVVGKLLPSGTVVFLR